GGCAGCCTCAGTATTTTTAAAGACAGTGAGCTGGAAGCCGGCAATGGCCGTGTATTACCAGTAGCTACACCACATCATGGTGCGATGGTAATCTTTGATGATCACACCCTGGCTGTTACACAGAAAGATGGTTCTGTGAGTGGTACACTTCCTGAAAAAGTAAAGATCATAGATCGCTTTGGCACTACTTTACATGAAGGAACAATTGCCACGAAAGGAATTCATGGAGATGCCGGGAATGGCAAGCTGGCTGCCTTTGGTTGCCCTGACGGCATATTGACGGTTCAACAGAATGGCACTCAATCCCTCATCCCTTATCCTGCAGATTTTGGTGCTGCCTGGTTAGGTACGGTTTTAGGCAGCAAAGCCCTGCCCCATTTCTTTGGGTATACGGCAGCATTAGGATTGTATAAAATTGATCCCGCTACGAAAAAGATAACACTGGTGCTGAAAAGCGAAAACAGTAATATCCATCAATACATGCTGGATACAGATGGTAAGAACCTGTATGTATTACTTATAGACGGCACCTTAAAGATCTTTGATGCTGTAACGGCACAATTGAAAAAAGAAGGAAAGATAACTACTGCTTTTGCCGCTACTGCTGCACCAGCTCTGAAGCCTTACTTCGCAGTATCCCGCAAATGCGTGTATATAACTGATCAGGCTGCAGGTGCTGTGAAAATGTTCTCCTTACATGATCTGAAAGAAATAAGCAGCATTCCTGTAGGGAATAAGCCGTTTAAAGTGTTAGTAGTAGGAGATCAGGAAGGGCTGGAAGTGATAAATGATTAAGTAGTAAAAGAAAGAAAGCAGTTCCTGCAAATGATTAAACCGTGTAAAATCAAAAGCAAGAAGTAGTCACTGCAAATGATTAAACCGTGTAAAATCAAAAGCAAGAAGTAGTCATTGCAAATGATTAATACAGGTAAAGCAAGGAACAGCCACTGCAATGATTAAACCGCGTAAAATCAAAAGACAGCAGTTCCTGCAAATGACTAAACCCGGTAAAACCCGTACTGCAAATAATTACACCTGTAAAACCTGAAAACAAAGAAGCCGTCCCCGCAAATGAGGGACGGCTTTCTTCTTTCCTTTCCAATCTATCAGTCTTAAGCCTGTCTTATTTAATTTCTACGGGGAATATCGTTAACACATCTGTACTACCTGGTGCATAAGTACCATTCTTCGCTCCCGGCTGATGACGCACTACAACATTTAAAAATCCGGTGAACGCTGCTTTGGTAGCCATAGATATTTCCAGGCCTATCGGCAGGTTCTTACTGTCTTTATCCAATGGTGTTACTGTTGCTACGGTAGTAATAGAATCTTTCACAGCCGCAGTTGCAGAAGCATAGAAAAGATGGAACACCCTGTGCTCATCCCCTTCTTCTTCAATTTCAGCTGTTACATTATCCGGAGGATTCTTGCGCTCATCAAAGAGTTCAGTAGCTACAGTGTAAGTAGTATTTGCTTTCAGGTTGATCTTATCAATTACAGGTGCATTACCGGCAATACCATCCAGGTCTTTCCAGGTAGCGGTCACTACATCCGCTGCATTCGCTGCATTGGTGAAAGTAAGTTTCAGTGTGGTGATCTCTTCGTTGGCATTTTCTGTAGGTGTATCATTCTTCTCCTTTTTGCAGGCTGCAAATGCCAGTGTAAACAAAGCAGCAAACAGGAACAGTCTGGCGAAATTCTTTTTCATACTATTGAATGTTGTGTGATTTTAAAATGTTGTTACGATGCTTTCTTTCCGAAGTTGAGTGGCACCTTTAGTTTCAGATAAATATTTGTTCCGGGTTCATCTGCGAAATACCGGAAGAAGTTCAGATATTCCCTGTAACGGGTATTCAGCACATTAGCTGCTCCTATGATCACAGAGATGGGCTGCCTGCCAAAATGCACGGTAGATCCCGCTTCCAGGCCAAACAGGTTGTATGCGCCCGGAGGTGCCATCAGGTCCTGCCCGCGTGGATCACCTGGGTCTTTCAGATTAGCTGGTATGCGTGTTTGTTTCAGCACATTGTTCATGGTCACAGACACATAATTATCCTTCAGGCGTTTTAGGTTGCCGGGGAAGAAAGTAAGCTCATGTTCGAAACGGTCACTGGGCATGCCTATCATCCAGTCATTGGCAGATTCGTTGTAAGCACGCAGCAGCGAAGCTTTAGTGAGGATCTGCCATTTAGGAAGAAATTGCCACCTGAGTTGTGCGTCCATTCCTTTCATGCTGGCATCTGCCTGACGGTAATAAGTGTATGGAAATGCGCCGCGTATAGTTACCACTACGCTATCCGTTGGCTGCTGGAAAATGAAATTGTGGATGTAGTTGTAATAGAAATTCACATCTGCTTCCAGTTTTTCACCCAAGTCGTAATGCAGGGTAGCATTGAATTTGCTGGCGCTTTCTCCTTTCAGGAAAGGATCTCCCTGTTCTATCACCGCTGCGCCGTGATGTAAACCGGATGCATACAATTCATTCACACCTGCTGCACGCCATGCACGGGCTGCATTCACGGAAATATGCAAATGATCATTCAGGCGGTATTGCGCGCCCAACGATCCGGAGAAACTGCCATACTCCTGTTCCGGATAATTGATCTCTTTCGCATTATCGTCTATGTTATAATAGTCTTTATGATCGTAGCGTACGCCGCCTTCCAGCAACCATTTGTTATTACTGCTCTCCCATTTCTCCATCCAGAAAGCACCCCATTGCATGCTTTGATAGTTGGGAATGAAGAGCCTGCTTTTGTAACTGTTCTCCTGGTACATAGCAGAAGTTCCGATAGTACCGCGCAAACCTTTCCAGCTGTTATGGTCCCATACCAGTTCTCCCGTGTAAGTCGTCAGGTTCAGGTTCATCTGGTTTACAGACAATGCTGAACTCCTGTCCAGCTCGTTCCTGAAGTTAAACTGGCGTGCCACTACCAGGTTGAGTTTTCCGGCTTTACCGGTATTCAGGTATGCTTTCACCTTGAACAACTCATGCTCTACATGTTGATAAGGCCTGTTGATATCATAACTGAAGCCTTCTGTAAATTCCGGGAAAGGTCTTTGCTGTTTGATCACTTCTTCCAGGTCTGTACGGTTGCCGATGTGCGAACCTTCAAACACACCCAGGTTGGTATTAAACTGACTATAGAAGATCTCTGCTCCATAGTTCTGTTTTTTCCAACCCAGTGCGGCAGAGAAATTATATTCTTCCACACCTGTGTTATCCAGCCAGTAATCAGGTGTACGGGTATTCCCCCCTTTACGCAGGGTTCCCTGTAAACGCCAGCTGAGACCGGGTACTTTGGGCACCTGTTGTTCCAGTGTGGCAGAAACTGCGCCCAGCCTGTTATTGGAAAAACCAACGAGGTCTACTTCTCCCTTCAT
This DNA window, taken from Chitinophaga niabensis, encodes the following:
- a CDS encoding TonB-dependent receptor, which translates into the protein MIRKFALTGALLQLLFIAGASAQCTIRLSGTITDSETKLALSGATIVVKETGLSVRSNDKGFYSLDGLCPGIYNIRISHIGCAPVDIEWNVSADQRRNITLPHSITQLQEVAVTGHAAKEVTTAPVESLSGKELDKTRGLTLGEALKKVNGVTSMTTGPNVSKPVINGLHSNRVLVLNNGIRQEGQQWGTEHAPEVDPFLANKIVVIKGASALRYGGDAIGGVVLVEPKPLPVTPGMKGEVDLVGFSNNRLGAVSATLEQQVPKVPGLSWRLQGTLRKGGNTRTPDYWLDNTGVEEYNFSAALGWKKQNYGAEIFYSQFNTNLGVFEGSHIGNRTDLEEVIKQQRPFPEFTEGFSYDINRPYQHVEHELFKVKAYLNTGKAGKLNLVVARQFNFRNELDRSSALSVNQMNLNLTTYTGELVWDHNSWKGLRGTIGTSAMYQENSYKSRLFIPNYQSMQWGAFWMEKWESSNNKWLLEGGVRYDHKDYYNIDDNAKEINYPEQEYGSFSGSLGAQYRLNDHLHISVNAARAWRAAGVNELYASGLHHGAAVIEQGDPFLKGESASKFNATLHYDLGEKLEADVNFYYNYIHNFIFQQPTDSVVVTIRGAFPYTYYRQADASMKGMDAQLRWQFLPKWQILTKASLLRAYNESANDWMIGMPSDRFEHELTFFPGNLKRLKDNYVSVTMNNVLKQTRIPANLKDPGDPRGQDLMAPPGAYNLFGLEAGSTVHFGRQPISVIIGAANVLNTRYREYLNFFRYFADEPGTNIYLKLKVPLNFGKKAS
- a CDS encoding YncE family protein, with translation MKKILLPALLVGLFVASCKKDDKPAPKPEQAEAAYLRLVVSDVDKAQITILEPLTKKTTVFPIKAAQPTLYATSTGQFATVISRTANTVEFLNSGIEKHAGHLHVHLTEMAAQKFTEAGPTHYYAHDGLNAIFNDGTGSLSIFKDSELEAGNGRVLPVATPHHGAMVIFDDHTLAVTQKDGSVSGTLPEKVKIIDRFGTTLHEGTIATKGIHGDAGNGKLAAFGCPDGILTVQQNGTQSLIPYPADFGAAWLGTVLGSKALPHFFGYTAALGLYKIDPATKKITLVLKSENSNIHQYMLDTDGKNLYVLLIDGTLKIFDAVTAQLKKEGKITTAFAATAAPALKPYFAVSRKCVYITDQAAGAVKMFSLHDLKEISSIPVGNKPFKVLVVGDQEGLEVIND